From the Candidatus Hydrothermales bacterium genome, one window contains:
- a CDS encoding NAD(P)H-dependent oxidoreductase subunit E, translated as MADNKFLINRIHEERGYVGKEKAEVIAKERKEKLANLYEFLSFYSLFHTKPKGKNIIRVCKSLSCHLEGKDKIISKLKELLKIEIGETTPDGEFTLEYTSCLGACALSPVIMINDVLIPKVTCEKIPYLIKEFKEKEPSPLKIPISAPYEKLLLRNVYEIDSLSIKDYLKRDGYKALEMALRKERDAIIEEIKKADLRGRGGAGFKTGLKWELVKEEKEKPKFVICNADEGEPGTFKDRVLIENDPHSVIEGMIIAGYVVDAEKGFVYIRGEYGSGLKILKNAIEEAKENGFLGKNIYGSNFSFDIEIIKGGGGYICGEETALMESIEGKRGEPRKKPPYPSEKGLFGKPTLINNVETFANIPIIISKGADFYKTHGTILLSLSGDLNFKGVCEIPFGTSLEYVIKEIGGGIKDGNLKFLILGGLSGNLLLPSHLNIKMDYESLSKANLSFGSGAIIAISDKRCSVCISENIIEFFMDESCGKCIPCSIGTYEASKIIKNIIKGEKEDINLLFEIAETMELSSFCPLGQTSLRIIKSIAKEFKEEWEFHKHE; from the coding sequence ATGGCTGATAATAAATTTCTAATAAATAGAATTCATGAAGAAAGGGGCTATGTGGGAAAGGAAAAGGCAGAGGTTATAGCAAAAGAAAGAAAGGAAAAATTAGCAAACCTCTATGAATTTTTATCTTTTTACAGTTTATTTCATACTAAACCGAAGGGAAAAAATATTATAAGAGTATGTAAGAGTCTTTCCTGTCATTTAGAAGGAAAAGATAAAATAATTTCAAAATTAAAGGAGTTACTTAAAATTGAAATTGGAGAAACAACACCTGATGGTGAATTTACACTTGAATACACAAGTTGCTTAGGCGCCTGCGCTCTTTCCCCCGTTATTATGATAAACGACGTTCTTATACCTAAAGTAACCTGCGAAAAAATACCTTATTTAATTAAAGAATTCAAGGAAAAAGAGCCCTCACCCCTTAAGATTCCAATTTCAGCACCTTATGAAAAACTTCTCTTAAGAAACGTCTATGAAATAGATTCCCTAAGTATTAAAGACTATCTAAAAAGAGACGGCTATAAAGCACTTGAAATGGCTTTAAGAAAAGAAAGAGACGCCATAATAGAAGAGATAAAGAAAGCAGACTTAAGAGGAAGAGGAGGTGCAGGATTCAAAACAGGATTAAAATGGGAGCTTGTTAAAGAAGAAAAAGAAAAACCTAAATTTGTAATATGTAACGCTGATGAAGGAGAACCCGGAACATTTAAGGATAGGGTCTTAATTGAAAATGACCCCCACTCAGTTATTGAAGGGATGATAATTGCAGGATACGTAGTTGATGCAGAAAAGGGATTTGTTTATATTAGAGGGGAATATGGAAGTGGCCTAAAAATATTAAAAAACGCAATAGAAGAAGCTAAAGAAAATGGATTTCTTGGTAAAAATATCTATGGAAGCAACTTTTCTTTTGATATTGAGATTATAAAGGGTGGAGGAGGCTATATATGTGGAGAGGAGACCGCCTTAATGGAGTCAATAGAGGGCAAAAGGGGTGAGCCAAGAAAAAAGCCTCCCTATCCCTCAGAAAAAGGACTATTTGGAAAACCGACTCTTATAAATAACGTTGAAACCTTTGCAAATATACCTATTATTATTTCAAAAGGTGCAGATTTTTACAAAACTCACGGCACTATATTGTTGAGCCTTTCAGGAGACCTGAACTTTAAGGGAGTTTGTGAAATTCCCTTTGGAACTTCCCTTGAGTACGTAATAAAAGAAATCGGAGGCGGTATAAAAGACGGAAATTTAAAATTTTTAATTCTTGGTGGGCTTTCTGGAAATCTTTTATTACCATCCCATCTTAATATAAAAATGGATTATGAGTCTTTATCAAAAGCCAATCTCTCCTTTGGTTCAGGGGCAATAATTGCAATAAGCGATAAAAGGTGTTCAGTTTGTATCTCAGAAAATATAATTGAGTTTTTTATGGATGAAAGTTGTGGCAAGTGTATTCCTTGTTCAATTGGAACTTATGAAGCATCCAAAATCATAAAGAATATAATAAAGGGGGAAAAGGAAGATATTAATCTATTATTTGAAATAGCTGAAACTATGGAACTTTCCTCATTTTGCCCCCTTGGTCAGACTTCCTTAAGAATAATCAAAAGCATTGCTAAAGAGTTTAAAGAAGAATGGGAGTTTCATAAACATGAATGA